In Microvirga lotononidis, a single genomic region encodes these proteins:
- a CDS encoding DEAD/DEAH box helicase, protein MRPISNSADTLPQASVSELSRRIGDKQAEPYQARIAASVREAIRRGCSGAVLAPTGSGKSLLAAGAAEDAIDLGKPILVLHPDVSLLRQNYAQFQSVPAVRGAQTAFYVAKNEVIGDGPMVRNSLDADVIPATNMSLVNKLDDEDFLRSLERFGKRGGVVLIDEGHKAAAEELARVLSRIAHAGGSGIVLTATPFRTDGKDPLDAFGASIEHDLIDVATYDEVLATGRTVPTRFDIATGEFEAHLGTDAVRLIESASLALLAENKSVDQASQQAFSRFFKEGASEGDKAIAALIVAAVARIWAKRAASATLAMIHCDSVEFAKEFSGYLAQESLPPGHSREGEKPRVAFVVAGEIRVWRNGAEEGLKEGEEPGRKIKRDDLLDAARAGGFDILVNVNALGVGTDVPQTDLNILACQERSIGPVKQISGRGERAHKASAKTHQVFVDVGNSIVRIFSDIDAMRRNDPERCRRQVRGLASPIREQFEAWFDKDPSLREQIGERQRQIRLRMGEGDSEQYDDPLDPTMEVGDEDTLPVPKPFAAGLMTTGMRRYDSETKRYSSRVALFCDLNEFGLFDEEAAPDLPRWLVATHEERTGAQQAFLCKTQDIARKYVAFVGIRHDGDYESASPTDKQRRFLTGLQQARPLALPWLNGFAPPGNATQMSAAIDLLKDKAGLLTKQRFGGWATDGDFARD, encoded by the coding sequence ATGCGGCCAATCTCCAACTCTGCCGATACCTTGCCTCAAGCCTCTGTTTCGGAACTCAGCCGGCGGATCGGGGACAAGCAGGCTGAGCCCTATCAGGCCAGGATCGCCGCATCCGTGCGCGAGGCTATTCGACGGGGATGCTCAGGCGCGGTGCTCGCACCGACTGGCAGCGGCAAGAGTCTTCTGGCCGCCGGGGCCGCCGAGGACGCGATCGACCTAGGCAAGCCGATCCTTGTTCTCCACCCCGATGTTTCCCTGCTGCGCCAGAACTACGCCCAGTTTCAGAGCGTTCCGGCTGTCAGAGGCGCCCAGACCGCCTTTTACGTCGCCAAGAACGAAGTCATCGGCGATGGGCCGATGGTTCGGAATTCGCTTGACGCGGATGTGATCCCCGCCACGAACATGTCCCTCGTCAACAAGCTCGATGACGAAGACTTCCTGCGCTCTCTCGAGCGGTTCGGTAAGAGAGGAGGGGTAGTCCTTATCGACGAGGGTCACAAGGCTGCGGCCGAGGAACTTGCTCGGGTCCTTTCACGCATCGCACACGCCGGTGGCTCCGGCATTGTTCTGACCGCCACACCGTTCCGGACCGATGGCAAGGACCCGCTGGACGCGTTCGGGGCCAGCATCGAGCACGATTTGATCGACGTTGCCACTTATGATGAGGTCCTGGCAACGGGCCGCACGGTTCCCACCAGGTTCGATATCGCCACCGGTGAATTCGAGGCTCATCTCGGCACCGATGCCGTCCGGCTCATTGAGAGCGCCTCCCTCGCGCTGCTTGCTGAAAACAAGTCAGTGGACCAAGCCTCCCAGCAGGCATTCTCCCGCTTCTTCAAGGAAGGGGCGAGCGAGGGCGACAAGGCGATCGCCGCTCTGATCGTGGCGGCTGTCGCCAGGATCTGGGCGAAGCGTGCCGCCAGCGCTACCCTGGCAATGATCCACTGCGACAGCGTTGAGTTTGCCAAGGAGTTCTCCGGGTATCTTGCTCAAGAAAGCCTCCCTCCCGGTCACAGCAGGGAAGGGGAGAAGCCCCGCGTGGCCTTCGTCGTGGCCGGCGAAATTCGCGTCTGGCGCAACGGCGCCGAGGAGGGACTGAAAGAGGGCGAGGAGCCCGGTCGGAAGATCAAGCGTGACGATCTCCTCGATGCGGCCCGTGCGGGCGGCTTCGACATTCTGGTCAATGTGAATGCTCTGGGCGTCGGTACCGACGTTCCGCAGACCGATCTCAACATTTTGGCTTGCCAGGAACGGTCCATCGGTCCGGTGAAACAGATCAGCGGGCGAGGGGAACGGGCGCACAAGGCATCGGCCAAGACCCACCAGGTCTTCGTTGATGTCGGCAATTCGATCGTGCGCATTTTCAGCGACATCGACGCCATGCGTCGGAACGATCCGGAGCGCTGCCGCCGCCAGGTCCGCGGACTCGCTAGCCCGATCCGGGAGCAGTTCGAGGCGTGGTTCGACAAAGATCCCAGCCTGCGTGAGCAGATCGGGGAGCGCCAGCGTCAGATCCGGCTGCGGATGGGCGAGGGGGACAGCGAGCAGTACGACGATCCGCTCGACCCCACGATGGAAGTCGGAGACGAGGACACCCTTCCCGTACCGAAGCCCTTTGCAGCCGGCCTCATGACGACCGGAATGCGGCGCTACGATTCCGAGACCAAGAGATACTCCAGCCGCGTGGCGCTGTTCTGCGACCTCAACGAGTTCGGGCTTTTTGACGAGGAGGCCGCCCCGGATCTCCCACGCTGGCTCGTCGCCACCCACGAGGAACGGACAGGGGCGCAGCAGGCCTTCCTCTGCAAGACTCAGGACATCGCCCGCAAATACGTGGCCTTCGTGGGCATCCGCCACGACGGCGACTATGAAAGCGCCAGCCCGACGGACAAGCAACGCCGGTTCCTGACGGGCCTTCAGCAGGCGCGACCTCTCGCGCTCCCGTGGCTCAATGGGTTCGCGCCTCCAGGGAACGCAACTCAGATGTCGGCCGCCATCGACCTCCTCAAGGACAAGGCAGGATTGCTTACTAAGCAGCGATTCGGTGGTTGGGCAACGGATGGCGATTTCGCTCGCGATTGA
- a CDS encoding IS630 family transposase: MDLAAAGRRDRETLRRAHLALTALRRAAPKGAFRWRRPRHTLKGRQDADAVDRAGLRRKLLKAQAEAGDIVLLFGDESEALTHPYLAHAWAKKGADLRIPAPGQAAKVAMLGVLDWAPRDLIVRTSRSKRSTDFIALLDQIDRQYGPMPGRAQKPIVLVLDNGPIHTSKATRAALAERASWLTVEWLPKYAPELNDIEELWRDLKQHHLAHQTFSGPESLDAAIHQATMKLNRERNRHPLPNHRIAA; the protein is encoded by the coding sequence CTGGACCTTGCCGCGGCTGGCCGACGAGATCGAGAAACGCTCCGGCGTGCGCATCTCGCGCTCACGGCTCTCCGTCGTGCTGCGCCAAAAGGGGCTTTCCGCTGGCGCCGGCCGCGCCACACCCTGAAGGGCCGCCAGGATGCCGACGCCGTGGATCGCGCTGGCCTGCGCCGCAAGCTCCTGAAGGCGCAGGCCGAGGCCGGCGACATCGTGCTCTTGTTCGGCGATGAGTCTGAGGCGCTCACCCATCCCTATTTGGCTCATGCCTGGGCCAAGAAGGGCGCGGATCTGCGCATTCCCGCGCCCGGACAAGCCGCCAAGGTGGCGATGCTCGGGGTGCTCGACTGGGCGCCGCGCGACCTGATCGTGCGTACCAGCCGGAGCAAGCGCAGTACCGACTTCATCGCGCTTCTGGACCAGATTGACAGGCAGTATGGCCCGATGCCCGGCCGTGCGCAGAAGCCGATCGTGCTCGTCCTCGACAACGGCCCGATCCACACCAGCAAGGCAACGCGCGCTGCCCTCGCTGAGCGGGCCTCCTGGCTCACGGTCGAATGGCTGCCAAAGTACGCCCCCGAACTCAACGACATCGAGGAGCTCTGGCGCGATCTCAAGCAGCATCATCTTGCTCACCAGACTTTCTCAGGGCCGGAAAGCCTCGATGCCGCCATTCACCAGGCCACCATGAAACTCAATCGCGAGCGAAATCGCCATCCGTTGCCCAACCACCGAATCGCTGCTTAG
- a CDS encoding SOS response-associated peptidase: MCNLYSSYATQAAMRQAFDVTRDSAGNLPPLSAIFPDQMAPVIRKHDGKRELIQMRWGFPPPPKIGNHPVTNVRNVGSPFWRAWLKPQYRALIPLTSFSEYKDTRPRKTPVWFALNEERPLAAFAGIWRPWTGVGGTKADPVEGEHLLYSFLTSEPNGVVSPIHPKAMPVILTTPEEYDIWLNAPTEEALKLQRPLPDDALQIVAEGERSDQAKVPG, encoded by the coding sequence GTGTGCAATCTCTATAGCTCTTACGCAACACAGGCCGCGATGCGGCAGGCCTTCGATGTAACCCGCGACAGCGCAGGCAACCTCCCTCCCCTGTCAGCCATCTTTCCAGACCAGATGGCGCCGGTCATCAGAAAGCATGACGGCAAGCGCGAGCTGATCCAGATGCGCTGGGGCTTCCCCCCTCCCCCGAAGATTGGCAATCATCCGGTGACGAACGTGCGCAATGTCGGCTCACCGTTCTGGCGTGCCTGGCTCAAGCCGCAGTACCGAGCCCTTATTCCCCTGACATCGTTCTCAGAATATAAGGATACTCGCCCACGCAAAACGCCTGTTTGGTTTGCCCTGAATGAAGAGCGTCCCCTCGCCGCCTTTGCTGGCATTTGGCGACCATGGACCGGCGTCGGTGGAACAAAGGCTGATCCTGTTGAAGGTGAACACCTGCTCTATTCATTTCTGACATCGGAACCGAATGGCGTGGTGAGCCCGATCCATCCGAAAGCGATGCCGGTGATCCTGACCACGCCTGAGGAATATGACATTTGGCTCAATGCCCCAACTGAAGAAGCCCTAAAGCTCCAGCGACCTCTTCCCGATGACGCGTTGCAAATTGTTGCAGAGGGTGAAAGGTCCGATCAAGCCAAAGTGCCAGGGTGA